Proteins from a single region of Weeksella virosa DSM 16922:
- a CDS encoding ZIP family metal transporter — protein sequence MQILVLVASVIIGVGISSFFSIPNKNIKLLLAFSGAFFLGITLLEILPHVYVHSIETHHTHQIGLWILFGVMIQYILETVSKGVEHGHIHLEESGFPAGVFLGLFLHSLIEGIPVANEESQHFLWAIFAHNIPVSIILYQALKTKIEKKSHIWLLIILFALAAPIGFFLGKYTVISQYANSISAIVCGIFLHISTVILFEANAGHKFNGMKFIMMVGGFLLAYFSVNMIGHHG from the coding sequence ATGCAAATACTTGTCCTTGTTGCAAGTGTCATAATTGGTGTTGGCATTTCTTCTTTCTTTTCTATCCCTAACAAAAATATTAAACTTTTACTTGCGTTTAGTGGGGCTTTCTTTTTGGGTATCACTTTATTAGAGATATTGCCTCATGTCTATGTGCATTCTATCGAAACGCACCATACGCACCAAATTGGTTTATGGATTTTGTTTGGTGTAATGATACAGTATATTCTAGAAACTGTAAGTAAGGGCGTAGAACATGGGCATATACATTTGGAGGAAAGTGGATTCCCGGCCGGAGTTTTTTTAGGACTCTTCTTGCATTCTTTAATAGAAGGAATTCCGGTCGCCAACGAAGAATCTCAGCATTTTTTGTGGGCAATTTTTGCACATAACATTCCTGTCTCTATTATTTTATACCAAGCCCTAAAAACTAAAATCGAAAAGAAAAGTCATATTTGGTTATTAATTATATTATTTGCTCTTGCCGCACCAATAGGTTTTTTTCTCGGGAAATATACAGTTATTAGCCAATATGCCAACAGTATAAGTGCAATAGTTTGCGGGATATTCTTACATATTTCAACCGTTATACTTTTCGAAGCCAATGCAGGACATAAATTTAATGGCATGAAGTTTATAATGATGGTTGGTGGCTTTCTATTGGCTTATTTTTCTGTAAATATGATTGGTCATCACGGATAA
- a CDS encoding SAM-dependent methyltransferase, whose product MPNVDKEWFATWFNTPYYHLLYNNRNTEEAEDFIRHLANYLQLPLSTKVMDLACGKGRHSVFLNKLGYEVTGLDLSENSIEYAKQFSNNRLHFDVHDMREVYKKNAFGLIVNLFTSFGYFLNNEDHLRVFQSVYDQLEKNGIFVLDYLNVEKAIHELIPYEKKEIQGISFDIHKQIKENFIQKDINFRIDNEPYHYQEFVKIIRLEDFVSIAKKVGFQLKAYFGDYQLNAFEPKTSSRLILIFEK is encoded by the coding sequence ATGCCAAACGTAGATAAAGAGTGGTTCGCCACATGGTTCAATACACCGTACTATCACCTGTTATACAACAACAGAAACACCGAAGAAGCAGAAGATTTTATTCGTCATCTCGCCAACTATTTACAATTACCTCTATCGACCAAAGTAATGGATTTGGCGTGTGGTAAAGGTCGTCATTCTGTTTTTCTAAATAAATTGGGATATGAAGTCACTGGTCTAGATTTATCAGAAAATAGTATAGAATATGCCAAGCAATTTAGCAATAATCGTTTACATTTTGATGTACACGATATGCGAGAGGTTTATAAAAAGAATGCTTTTGGTCTGATTGTTAATCTGTTTACAAGTTTTGGATATTTCTTGAATAATGAAGACCATCTTCGTGTCTTTCAGTCGGTGTATGATCAATTAGAAAAAAACGGTATTTTTGTGTTGGATTATCTCAACGTAGAAAAAGCAATTCACGAACTCATACCCTATGAAAAAAAGGAGATCCAGGGTATTTCGTTTGATATTCACAAACAAATAAAAGAAAACTTTATACAGAAAGATATCAACTTCAGAATAGATAACGAACCCTATCATTATCAAGAATTTGTGAAAATAATCCGATTAGAAGATTTCGTAAGTATTGCCAAAAAAGTTGGCTTTCAACTTAAAGCATATTTTGGTGATTATCAACTAAATGCATTTGAACCCAAAACATCATCACGCTTAATTTTAATTTTTGAAAAATAA
- a CDS encoding type I restriction enzyme HsdR N-terminal domain-containing protein, giving the protein MNQSHSSLELIQLNFPENYQIRLKQTEGKWFIFCLIRKKWFVYTPEEWVRQHILHFLIEEKKYSSSNIALEKIIPITGMQKRSDIVCYQQENPFLMVECKAPSIKITQETFDQIARYNLLTKAKYLMVSNGLQHYYCQIDYENQHYFFLPELPIYP; this is encoded by the coding sequence ATGAATCAGTCGCACTCATCGTTGGAACTTATACAATTAAATTTTCCCGAAAATTACCAAATTAGATTGAAACAAACCGAAGGAAAATGGTTTATCTTTTGTTTGATTCGAAAAAAATGGTTCGTATACACCCCAGAAGAATGGGTAAGACAGCATATTTTACATTTCTTGATCGAAGAAAAAAAATACTCCTCGTCTAATATTGCCTTGGAAAAGATAATCCCGATCACGGGTATGCAAAAACGATCAGATATTGTATGTTACCAGCAAGAAAATCCTTTTTTGATGGTCGAATGCAAAGCGCCTTCAATCAAAATTACCCAAGAAACTTTTGATCAAATTGCTCGATATAATCTTCTTACAAAAGCAAAATATTTGATGGTTTCGAATGGTTTACAGCATTATTATTGTCAGATCGATTATGAAAATCAACACTATTTTTTCTTGCCAGAATTGCCTATTTATCCGTGA